The Hydra vulgaris chromosome 05, alternate assembly HydraT2T_AEP genome includes the window tttcattaatttttgtttaaccaaAGATAcgacatattttcaaaataagggTTTCCATAAACGTGATTATGCAGCTTCGTGCAGAATTTCAAAAACACAAAATCGATATTTTTCCgaagaactatttaaaaaacggcTTAAAAATGCACAGCCAGTGTCAAGAAATTGGATATGTTATTCGAAAATCACTGGAAACATATATTGTTTAATGTGcaaattattttctataaacGTACAAGCATTTTCCAAAGGGTTCTCTGATTGGAAACATGGAGAGGAATATGTCATACTCCACGAAAGTTCTACGCTGCACAAGAACGCCGTTATAAATTGGAAAACGCGAAAAGAAAGGAAAAATACAATCGATAAACAATTAATGCAAGAATTAGAATTAAGAATcagataaattttataaaattttgaagcgTGTTATTGCTGTTGTTAAGTTTTTGAGTGAACGAGGTTTAGCATTTCGTGGTCACAATGAAACATTTAGTGTTCCAAATAATGGCAATTTTATGGGCTGTTTGGAATTGATTGCTGAATTCGATCCGTTTCTTAAAGAGCACATACAGAAATGTTCAGGAAAAAAACACTCTGTTTCTTACCTAACCAAAACTGTGTATGAAGAAATTATTACATTAATGGcgaaaaaagtaacaaaaacaattatagaGGAAGTCAATTCGACAAAATATTATTCGATTGTTGTTGATTCAACCCCGGATGTGGCGCATGTTGATCAACTCGCTATTATACTAAGATATTGCTATCAAGGTGATGTATTCGAGCGATTTTTAACAATTACCCCAATCACTTCACATACTGGAAAATCTCTACTAAATGTTGTCAAAACAATATTAGATACAAATAATTTGTCCATCAAAAATTGTTGCGGCCAATCATACGACAATGCCGCCAACATGTCAGGCCAATATAACGGCTTAAGGGCACTACTACAGAGAGAAAATCAGTTGGCATTATATACACCGTGTGCAGCACATTAAATCTGATAGGGATAGAACCCGCAAAAGTTGTGCATGAAGTTGTAATATTTTTCGGTACAATTCAgcaattatttatgtttttttcaagttctaCTAAAAAATGGAATGCAATTACCAacgctttaaaattaaatgagaaAACGCGCACCCTAAAAAATTTAGGCAAAACCAAATGGTGCAGCCATTATGAAGCtgttaaagctttaaaaaataattatgaagaAATTTTAACGGTTTTAAAATCAATTGCAAAGGATGACCAAGAAAAAATGGACCAAAGAGAAGAAGCGAAgacattattttcaaaaatgacttCATTGGAAAATGgaattttggttattttttggGAACAAGTTCTGGaaagaattaataaagtaactaaaaaattacaGACAGCCGGACTAGATTTGTTAGACGCTTTCGCTCTTCTTTCATCACTTGAAGgattcattaaagaaaaaagaaacaatatcGACACCGAATTGACCCAATACGAGATATTAGCAAAAACTTTGACTAATTACCTTAGTTCggaatataaagataaaagaaaaagaatactAAGATACTCAGACGCTACAACAGGGTGTGGGAGCAACTTAACAGggaaaaacaaagttaaaattgaaATCTTAAAAGTCGTTTTAGACGAATTTcaaaatgaatttcaaaaaagaaaaaaaatatacaaggAAAATTctgagaattttaaatttttatttgatattggaaacaagaaaacaaaaataatagatGAATCCAGTATGCAGAATGCatgtaagttttataaagaGGATATTGAAGATTTTGCCACGCTGAAAAACGAATGCAttcattttaaagaatatattaacataattgTAGTTAACGAACAAAGCCAAATTAATTGtgctgaatttttaaaaataatttatgacaAACACCTTATCGATACATTTCCGAATTTGTACACAGTAATGAAAATTTTCCTTACAATGCCTATAACCAATTGTGAAGCAGAAAGATCATTTT containing:
- the LOC136080328 gene encoding zinc finger MYM-type protein 1-like is translated as MGCLELIAEFDPFLKEHIQKCSGKKHSVSYLTKTVYEEIITLMAKKVTKTIIEEVNSTKYYSIVVDSTPDVAHVDQLAIILRYCYQGDVFERFLTITPITSHTGKSLLNVVKTILDTNNLSIKNCCGQSYDNAANMSGQYNGLRALLQRENQLALYTPCAAH
- the LOC136080329 gene encoding 52 kDa repressor of the inhibitor of the protein kinase-like gives rise to the protein MFFSSSTKKWNAITNALKLNEKTRTLKNLGKTKWCSHYEAVKALKNNYEEILTVLKSIAKDDQEKMDQREEAKTLFSKMTSLENGILVIFWEQVLERINKVTKKLQTAGLDLLDAFALLSSLEGFIKEKRNNIDTELTQYEILAKTLTNYLSSEYKDKRKRILRYSDATTGCGSNLTGKNKVKIEILKVVLDEFQNEFQKRKKIYKENSENFKFLFDIGNKKTKIIDESSMQNACKFYKEDIEDFATLKNECIHFKEYINIIVVNEQSQINCAEFLKIIYDKHLIDTFPNLYTVMKIFLTMPITNCEAERSFSRMSYIKNKQRNTMSDDRLADLMLLSIEHKITKSLNYDEVIKEYALLKLKFEKVMDRYNIHSQTEHLQSKYVGTGHADTTKFEWLVNQHRDSVASFIGHNNMLDYFSIVENESRARVKFNMLKKMLQPCGKPTEKPEWEQN
- the LOC136080327 gene encoding zinc finger MYM-type protein 5-like; translated protein: MTGRKYKSGCQKRKLAEQKQDAIKKCKTLTNFFSVQPQIDETSSAQIKDKNNDQNVSIFESSEIQTSPYIVEMPSENNFCDLGTWPDILNSDFINFCLTKDTTYFQNKGFHKRDYAASCRISKTQNRYFSEELFKKRLKNAQPVSRNWICYSKITGNIYCLMCKLFSINVQAFSKGFSDWKHGEEYVILHESSTLHKNAVINWKTRKERKNTIDKQLMQELELRIR